One part of the Glycine max cultivar Williams 82 chromosome 14, Glycine_max_v4.0, whole genome shotgun sequence genome encodes these proteins:
- the LOC100783207 gene encoding HVA22-like protein — MIGSFLTWALVMVFGYAYPAYECYKAVEKNKPEIEQLRFWCQYWILVAVLTVCERVGDTFISWVPMYSEAKLAFFIFLWYPKTKGTTYVYDSFFRPYVAKHETEIDRNLLELRTRAGDIAVSYWQRAFSYGQTRIYDILQFVAAQSTPAPRPAQQRPGVRVRQPAPAKPAAAAAAEPQVEEPPSPTSSTSSSLLQREVEEELGSSPQVPKAPPSSVASLSNQKTPVAGLSTQKSAGASLSTQKSTGVSLNIQKSTGASLSTQKSNVAPETTNHSAQAEAEPKQIEVAPSSSSSANENGNPSPSTKETLMEESIRVTRGRLRKTRSAGTR; from the exons ATGATAGGATCCTTTCTTACCTGGGCGCTTGT GATGGTTTTTGGCTATGCTTATCCAGCTTATGAATGCTATAAAgcagttgaaaaaaataagCCGGAAATTGAACAACTCCGCTTTTGGTGCCAGTATTG GATTTTGGTGGCGGTTTTGACAGTATGTGAGAGGGTTGGTGATACTTTTATATCATG GGTCCCAATGTACAGTGAAGCTAAGTTGGCATTTTTCATATTCTTGTGGTACCCTAAAACTAAG GGAACAACATATGTGTATGACTCCTTCTTCAGACCATATGTAGCGAAACATGAGACAGAAATTGATCGCAACTTGTTGGAACTAAGGACAAGGGCAGGAGATATTGCAGTTTCGTATTGGCAAAGAGCTTTCAGTTATGGTCAGACTAGAATATATGACATTTTGCAATTTGTTGCTGCACAATCGACTCCAGCTCCTCGACCTGCTCAG CAAAGACCTGGTGTGAGGGTTCGTCAACCGGCACCTGCAAAACCAGCAGCTGCTGCTGCAGCAGAACCTCAAGTTGAGGAACCTCCATCTCCTACCTCTAGCACATCTTCGAGTCTGCTCCAGAGGGAGGTAGAAGAGGAATTGGGTTCTTCTCCACAAGTTCCTAAAGCACCCCCCTCATCTGTGGCAAGTTTAAGTAACCAGAAGACTCCTGTAGCAGGTTTAAGTACTCAGAAGTCTGCTGGAGCAAGTTTGAGTACTCAGAAGTCTACTGGAGTAAGTTTGAATATTCAGAAGTCTACTGGAGCAAGTTTGAGTACTCAGAAGTCTAATGTTGCACCTGAAACCACCAACCATTCTGCACAAGCAGAGGCAGAGCCTAAACAAATTGAAGTAGCACCATCTTCATCCTCTTCAGCAAATGAAAATGGGAATCCTTCTCCTTCCACAAAAGAGACCTTAATGGAAGAAAGCATTCGGGTTACACGTGGTAGACTAAGAAAAACCCGATCAGCAGGAACTCGTTAG
- the LOC100788691 gene encoding tRNA (adenine(58)-N(1))-methyltransferase non-catalytic subunit trm6 isoform X1, with protein sequence MCESGSRVTWEGCSVLLDINDGDRLVFARLSPSAKLKIGNKNCSLQPLIGRPFGTAFQVDGPYLSPAQGCLSICDLVNGNNAEELRDVQVSVKSRDKVEDNYPEEERDVQANVDSRDNRELVDNNTAQRLTGEDIEAMRRQGAGGNEIIEALIANSVTFEKKTSFSQEKYRLKKQKKYAPKVLMRRPVARSICEAYFKKYPSKIGFLRVDTLSLLLSMGNVSSNSDILVVDMIGGLLTGAVAERLGGTGFVCNSYSGQAPYSMDIVRIFNLSDEICKRIVRSPISDLLSQKELPEQTLQHDDACNVESRSTDQMSASTSMEDNSHSLENGISDLGAENTEPAKVRKAPKAGERAHKEIIDLWKENGFSSLIIAAPELDTWALVRDVLPLLANSAPFAIYHQYLQPLATCMHNLQLEKMAIGLQITEPWLREYQVLPSRTHPCMQMSSFGGYILSGTKICST encoded by the exons ATGTGTGAAAGTGGTAGTAGAGTCACATGGGAAGGTTGCAGCGTCTTGCTCGATATCAACGATGGTGACCGTCTCGTTTTCGCTCGTCTCTCCCCCTCTGC GAAATTGAAGATTGGGAATAAGAACTGCTCTCTGCAACCGTTAATCGGTCGTCCCTTCGGTACTGCTTTTCAAGTCGATGGACCTTATCTCTCTCCCGCACAAG GGTGCCTCTCTATTTGCGATTTAGTTAATGGTAATAATGCTGAAGAATTAAGAGATGTTCAAGTAAGTGTCAAGTCGAGGGACAAAGTTGAGGATAATTATCCTGAAGAAGAGAGAGATGTTCAAGCAAATGTTGATTCGAGGGACAATCGAGAGTTGGTTGACAATAATACGGCACAAAGACTGACTGGTGAAGATATAGAAGCCATGCGAAG GCAGGGTGCGGGAGGTAATGAAATAATTGAAGCTCTCATTGCCAATAGCGTGacatttgaaaagaaaacatCATTCTCACAG GAGAAATATAGACTTaagaaacagaagaaatatgcgcCAAAAGTACTTATGAGGCGCCCTGTTGCTCGAAG TATATGTGAGGCCTATTTTAAGAAGTATCCATCTAAAATTGG ATTCTTGCGGGTGGACACGTTGTCCCTTCTGCTTTCCATGGGTAATGTTTCTTCAAATTCTGACATTCTCGTAGTTGATATGATTGGCGGCCTTCTTACTGGTGCTGTGGCAGAACGTTTAGGAG GTACCGGTTTTGTATGCAACTCATATTCTGGGCAGGCACCATATTCCATGGATATTGTGAGGATATTTAACTTAAGTGATGAAATCTGCAAGAG AATTGTGCGGTCTCCCATCTCTGACTTGTTATCACAAAAAGAATTACCCGAACAAACTCTGCAACATGATGATGCATGCAATGTGGAAAGCCGGTCAACT GATCAAATGTCTGCATCGACCAGCATGGAGGATAACTCTCATTCATTGGAAAATGGAATTTCTGATCTTGGGGCTGAGAATACTGAACCTGCTAAAGTTCGGAAAGCTCCAAAGGCTGGAGAAAGGGCACACAAAGAAATCATTGACTTGTGGAAGGAAAATGGTTTCTCTag TCTAATCATTGCTGCTCCGGAGTTGGATACTTGGGCATTGGTTAGAGATGTCTTGCCCCTTTTAGCAAACTCTGCTCCATTTGCTATTTATCACCAATATCTTCAG CCTCTTGCAACTTGCATGCACAATTTACAGCTTGAGAAAATGGCTATTGGATTGCAAATAACAGAGCCTTGGCTGCGTGAATACCAG gTACTTCCATCTAGAACTCACCCATGCATGCAAATGAGCTCATTTGGGGGCTACATTCTCAGTGGAACTAAGATATGCAGCACCTAA
- the LOC100788691 gene encoding tRNA (adenine(58)-N(1))-methyltransferase non-catalytic subunit trm6 isoform X2: MCESGSRVTWEGCSVLLDINDGDRLVFARLSPSAKLKIGNKNCSLQPLIGRPFGTAFQVDGPYLSPAQVNGNNAEELRDVQVSVKSRDKVEDNYPEEERDVQANVDSRDNRELVDNNTAQRLTGEDIEAMRRQGAGGNEIIEALIANSVTFEKKTSFSQEKYRLKKQKKYAPKVLMRRPVARSICEAYFKKYPSKIGFLRVDTLSLLLSMGNVSSNSDILVVDMIGGLLTGAVAERLGGTGFVCNSYSGQAPYSMDIVRIFNLSDEICKRIVRSPISDLLSQKELPEQTLQHDDACNVESRSTDQMSASTSMEDNSHSLENGISDLGAENTEPAKVRKAPKAGERAHKEIIDLWKENGFSSLIIAAPELDTWALVRDVLPLLANSAPFAIYHQYLQPLATCMHNLQLEKMAIGLQITEPWLREYQVLPSRTHPCMQMSSFGGYILSGTKICST, encoded by the exons ATGTGTGAAAGTGGTAGTAGAGTCACATGGGAAGGTTGCAGCGTCTTGCTCGATATCAACGATGGTGACCGTCTCGTTTTCGCTCGTCTCTCCCCCTCTGC GAAATTGAAGATTGGGAATAAGAACTGCTCTCTGCAACCGTTAATCGGTCGTCCCTTCGGTACTGCTTTTCAAGTCGATGGACCTTATCTCTCTCCCGCACAAG TTAATGGTAATAATGCTGAAGAATTAAGAGATGTTCAAGTAAGTGTCAAGTCGAGGGACAAAGTTGAGGATAATTATCCTGAAGAAGAGAGAGATGTTCAAGCAAATGTTGATTCGAGGGACAATCGAGAGTTGGTTGACAATAATACGGCACAAAGACTGACTGGTGAAGATATAGAAGCCATGCGAAG GCAGGGTGCGGGAGGTAATGAAATAATTGAAGCTCTCATTGCCAATAGCGTGacatttgaaaagaaaacatCATTCTCACAG GAGAAATATAGACTTaagaaacagaagaaatatgcgcCAAAAGTACTTATGAGGCGCCCTGTTGCTCGAAG TATATGTGAGGCCTATTTTAAGAAGTATCCATCTAAAATTGG ATTCTTGCGGGTGGACACGTTGTCCCTTCTGCTTTCCATGGGTAATGTTTCTTCAAATTCTGACATTCTCGTAGTTGATATGATTGGCGGCCTTCTTACTGGTGCTGTGGCAGAACGTTTAGGAG GTACCGGTTTTGTATGCAACTCATATTCTGGGCAGGCACCATATTCCATGGATATTGTGAGGATATTTAACTTAAGTGATGAAATCTGCAAGAG AATTGTGCGGTCTCCCATCTCTGACTTGTTATCACAAAAAGAATTACCCGAACAAACTCTGCAACATGATGATGCATGCAATGTGGAAAGCCGGTCAACT GATCAAATGTCTGCATCGACCAGCATGGAGGATAACTCTCATTCATTGGAAAATGGAATTTCTGATCTTGGGGCTGAGAATACTGAACCTGCTAAAGTTCGGAAAGCTCCAAAGGCTGGAGAAAGGGCACACAAAGAAATCATTGACTTGTGGAAGGAAAATGGTTTCTCTag TCTAATCATTGCTGCTCCGGAGTTGGATACTTGGGCATTGGTTAGAGATGTCTTGCCCCTTTTAGCAAACTCTGCTCCATTTGCTATTTATCACCAATATCTTCAG CCTCTTGCAACTTGCATGCACAATTTACAGCTTGAGAAAATGGCTATTGGATTGCAAATAACAGAGCCTTGGCTGCGTGAATACCAG gTACTTCCATCTAGAACTCACCCATGCATGCAAATGAGCTCATTTGGGGGCTACATTCTCAGTGGAACTAAGATATGCAGCACCTAA
- the LOC100788691 gene encoding tRNA (adenine(58)-N(1))-methyltransferase non-catalytic subunit trm6 isoform X3, producing the protein MDLISLPHKGPICYCITLLGTNLAIYLCLFLINGNNAEELRDVQVSVKSRDKVEDNYPEEERDVQANVDSRDNRELVDNNTAQRLTGEDIEAMRRQGAGGNEIIEALIANSVTFEKKTSFSQEKYRLKKQKKYAPKVLMRRPVARSICEAYFKKYPSKIGFLRVDTLSLLLSMGNVSSNSDILVVDMIGGLLTGAVAERLGGTGFVCNSYSGQAPYSMDIVRIFNLSDEICKRIVRSPISDLLSQKELPEQTLQHDDACNVESRSTDQMSASTSMEDNSHSLENGISDLGAENTEPAKVRKAPKAGERAHKEIIDLWKENGFSSLIIAAPELDTWALVRDVLPLLANSAPFAIYHQYLQPLATCMHNLQLEKMAIGLQITEPWLREYQVLPSRTHPCMQMSSFGGYILSGTKICST; encoded by the exons ATGGACCTTATCTCTCTCCCGCACAAG GGACCAATTTGTTACTGCATCACACTTTTGGGGACAAATTTGGCTATTTATCTATGTTTATTTCTAA TTAATGGTAATAATGCTGAAGAATTAAGAGATGTTCAAGTAAGTGTCAAGTCGAGGGACAAAGTTGAGGATAATTATCCTGAAGAAGAGAGAGATGTTCAAGCAAATGTTGATTCGAGGGACAATCGAGAGTTGGTTGACAATAATACGGCACAAAGACTGACTGGTGAAGATATAGAAGCCATGCGAAG GCAGGGTGCGGGAGGTAATGAAATAATTGAAGCTCTCATTGCCAATAGCGTGacatttgaaaagaaaacatCATTCTCACAG GAGAAATATAGACTTaagaaacagaagaaatatgcgcCAAAAGTACTTATGAGGCGCCCTGTTGCTCGAAG TATATGTGAGGCCTATTTTAAGAAGTATCCATCTAAAATTGG ATTCTTGCGGGTGGACACGTTGTCCCTTCTGCTTTCCATGGGTAATGTTTCTTCAAATTCTGACATTCTCGTAGTTGATATGATTGGCGGCCTTCTTACTGGTGCTGTGGCAGAACGTTTAGGAG GTACCGGTTTTGTATGCAACTCATATTCTGGGCAGGCACCATATTCCATGGATATTGTGAGGATATTTAACTTAAGTGATGAAATCTGCAAGAG AATTGTGCGGTCTCCCATCTCTGACTTGTTATCACAAAAAGAATTACCCGAACAAACTCTGCAACATGATGATGCATGCAATGTGGAAAGCCGGTCAACT GATCAAATGTCTGCATCGACCAGCATGGAGGATAACTCTCATTCATTGGAAAATGGAATTTCTGATCTTGGGGCTGAGAATACTGAACCTGCTAAAGTTCGGAAAGCTCCAAAGGCTGGAGAAAGGGCACACAAAGAAATCATTGACTTGTGGAAGGAAAATGGTTTCTCTag TCTAATCATTGCTGCTCCGGAGTTGGATACTTGGGCATTGGTTAGAGATGTCTTGCCCCTTTTAGCAAACTCTGCTCCATTTGCTATTTATCACCAATATCTTCAG CCTCTTGCAACTTGCATGCACAATTTACAGCTTGAGAAAATGGCTATTGGATTGCAAATAACAGAGCCTTGGCTGCGTGAATACCAG gTACTTCCATCTAGAACTCACCCATGCATGCAAATGAGCTCATTTGGGGGCTACATTCTCAGTGGAACTAAGATATGCAGCACCTAA